In Fundulus heteroclitus isolate FHET01 unplaced genomic scaffold, MU-UCD_Fhet_4.1 scaffold_46, whole genome shotgun sequence, a single window of DNA contains:
- the LOC105924521 gene encoding gastrula zinc finger protein XlCGF57.1 isoform X1: MKEEEPEPQGIKEEQLGLCIFPDEKQLVKQETDTFVGFSACNKLFQVNPKLQQMNMTKEEPEPVQIKEEHGDLWSNEDEEQLVVKQEAGTFKVTPLDLKHDMNGPEKKMNQLLYADSPEGEKQHQQDNNQEESGSNRDEELKLKKRREKTKDHSDGSKLKRHKTNKPCEACGTCFTKCSCLTNQIRKKRGEKSFLCVLCGKGFPRQSNLNIHMRVHTGEKPFSCPTCAKGFSTKGNLNIHIRTHTGEKPYACEMCDKSFSVGSHLARHMRVHTSEKPFSCPTCTKVFFTKNKLRRHIGNHMGNKPYVCEMCDKSYSAGSYLAVHMRTHTGEKPFSCPTCAKEFSQKSHLIIHIRTHTGEKPFSCPTCAKSFSTKGNLIMHIRTHTGEKPYRCKLCDKSFSCGSRLARHIRMHTSEKPFSCSICAKSFSTKGSLIMHITTHTGEKPYHCKVCDKSFSNCSYLARHMRMHTREKPFSCPTCTKGFFTKYRLSRHIRNHMGNKPYACEMCDKSYSSGSHLARHMRTHTGEKPFSCPTCAKEFSLKSNLIKHLRIHTGEKPYHCEVCDKSFTSSSSRIQHMKTHR; encoded by the coding sequence ATGAAAGaggaagaaccagaacctcaaGGAATTAAAGAAGAACAGCTTGGACTGTGTATCTTTCCAGATGAAAAGCAACTTGTTAAGCAGGAGACAGACACCTTTGTAGGGTTTTCTGCTTGTAACAAACTATTTCAAGTTAATCCTAAACTGCAACAGATGAACATGACaaaggaggaaccagaacctgtaCAGATTAAAGAGGAACATGGGGATCTCTGGAGTAATGAGGATGAGGAGCAGCTTGTAGTGAAGCAGGAGGCTGGCACCTTTAAGGTGACTCCTCTGGATTTAAAACATGACATGAATGgaccagaaaagaaaatgaatcaaCTTCTCTATGCAGACTCCCCTGAAGGTGAGAAGCAGCATCAGCAGGATAATAATCAAGAAGAGTCAGGATCAAACAGAGATGAAGAGCTAAAGCTCAAAAAGAGACGAGAGAAAACCAAAGATCACAGTGATGGTTCAAAACTAAAAAGACATAAGACCAATAAACCTTGTGAAGCATGTGGTACATGTTTCACCAAGTGTAGCTGTTTGACTAATCAAAttaggaaaaaaagaggagagaaatcTTTCCTGTGTGTGCTTTGTGGAAAAGGTTTCCCCAGacaaagtaatttaaatatCCACATGAGAGTCCACACAGGGGAGAAACCTTTCTCCTGTCCAACTTGCGCAAAAGGGTTTTCCACTAAAGGTAACCTGAATATTCACATAAGAactcatacaggagagaagccgtACGCATGTGaaatgtgtgataaatctttcaGTGTTGGTAGTCATCTGGCTCGTCACATGAGAGTGCACACTAGTGAGAAGCCTTTTTCCTGTCCAACTTGtacaaaagtttttttcactaaaaataagttgagAAGGCACATAGGAAATCATATGGGCAACAAGCCATACGTTTGTGaaatgtgtgataaatcttACAGCGCTGGTAGTTATTTAGCTGTTCACATGAGAAcgcacacaggtgagaagcctttttctTGTCCAACATGTGCAAAAGAGTTTTCCCAGAAAAGTCACCTGATTATTCACATAAGAACGcatacaggtgagaagcctttttctTGTCCAACATGTGCAAAAAGTTTTTCCACTAAAGGTAACCTGATTATGCATATAAGAACTCATACGGGCGAGAAACCTTATCGTTGTAAATtgtgtgataaatctttcaGCTGTGGTAGTCGTCTGGCTCGTCACATAAGAATGCACACTAGTGAGAAGCCATTTTCCTGTTCAATATGTGCAAAAAGTTTTTCCACTAAAGGTAGCCTGATTATGCACATAACAACTCATACGGGCGAGAAACCTTATCATTGTAAAGtgtgtgataaatctttcaGCAATTGTAGTTATCTTGCTCGTCACATGAGAATGCACACTAGAGAGAAGCCTTTTTCCTGTCCAACTTGTACAAAAGGTTTTTTCACTAAATATAGGTTGAGTAGACACATAAGAAATCATATGGGCAACAAGCCATACGCTTGTGaaatgtgtgataaatcttACAGTAGTGGTAGTCATTTAGCTCGTCACATGAGAACGcatacaggtgagaagcctttttccTGTCCAACTTGTGCAAAAGAGTTTTCCTTGAAAAGTAACCTGATTAAACACTTAAGAATTCATACGGGTGAGAAGCCTTATCATTGTGAAGTGTGTGATAAATCTTTTACTTCCTCTAGTAGTAGGATTCAACATATGAAAACTCACAGGTGA